The Setaria viridis chromosome 6, Setaria_viridis_v4.0, whole genome shotgun sequence genome contains a region encoding:
- the LOC117859549 gene encoding nucleobase-ascorbate transporter 6, with protein MAGGGAAPPPKQEELQPHPVKDQLPSVSYCITSPPPWPEAIILGFQHYIVMLGTSVIIPSALVPQMGGGNEEKARVIQTLLFVAGINTLCQSFFGTRLPAVMGGSYTVVAPTISIIMAGRYSNETDPHQKFLRTMRGTQGALIIASTIQIILGFSGLWRNVVRFLSPLSAVPLISLAGFGLYELGFPGVAKCVEIGLPEIILMLIFSQYLPHAIHVAKPVFDRFSVIFTIAIVWLYAYILTASGAYKNARTKTQVHCRVDRSGLISGAPWINVPYPFQWGAPTFDAGECFAMMMASFIALVESTGTFIAVSRYASATMIPPSVLGRGIGWQGIGTLLGAFFGTANGTAVSVENAGLLALTHVGSRRVVQISAGFMIFFSILGKFGAIFASIPLPIFAALYCIFFAYIGACGLSFLQFCNLNSFRTKFILGFSLFMGLSVPQYFNEYTSVAGYGPVHTGARWFNDMINVPFSSKPFVAVLVAFFLDNTIQRRDTAVRRDRGYHWWDKFRSFKTDSRSEEFYSLPFNLNKFFPSV; from the exons atggccggAGGaggggcagcgccgccgccgaagcaggaggagctgcagccgcaCCCGGTGAAGGACCAGCTGCCCAGCGTGTCCTACTGCATCACCAGCCCGCCGCCATGGC CTGAGGCCATCATACTTGGATTCCAGCACTACATTGTGATGCTGGGCACATCTGTCATCATACCAAGTGCTCTTGTTCCCCAGATGGGAGGAGGAAAT gaggagaaggctcgggTGATCCAGACTCTGCTGTTCGTCGCCGGCATCAACACCTTGTGCCAGTCATTCTTTGGGACTCGTCTCCCTGCAGTGATGGGTGGATCTTACACCGTCGTTGCGCCGACCATTTCCATCATCATGGCCGGCCGCTACAGCAACGAAACAGACCCTCATCAG AAATTCCTGCGGACTATGCGAGGAACGCAAGGTGCTCTCATCATCGCATCGACAATTCAGATCATACTTGGTTTCAGTGGCCTCTGGCGCAATGTTGTTAG ATTTCTAAGTCCATTGTCTGCTGTTCCTCTGATCTCGCTAGCTGGATTTGGGCTCTATGAGCTTGGTTTTCCAGGG GTTGCCAAGTGTGTGGAAATTGGGCTCCCAGAAATCATTCTAATGCTCATATTTTCTCAG TATTTACCTCATGCTATTCATGTGGCAAAGCCTGTGTTTGACCGATTTTCTGTAATCTTCACCATTGCTATTGTATGGCTGTATGCATACATTCTTACTGCCAGTGGTGCGTACAAGAATGCCCGAACAAAGACACAAGTGCATTGCCGTGTTGACCGCTCTGGACTTATAAGTGGAGCACCTTG GATTAATGTCCCGTACCCTTTCCAATGGGGAGCTCCAACATTTGATGCTGGTGAATGTTTTGCGATGATGATGGCCTCATTCATTGCTCTTGTGGAG TCAACTGGGACCTTCATCGCGGTGTCAAGATACGCAAGTGCGACTATGATACCTCCCTCTGTTCTTGGTCGTGGCATTGGTTGGCAG GGCATTGGTACTTTACTGGGTGCATTTTTTGGGACAGCTAATGGAACTGCTGTGTCAGT TGAAAATGCTGGTTTACTTGCCCTGACACATGTTGGCAGCCGGAGAGTAGTCCAAATATCTGCAGGATTCATGATTTTCTTCTCTATTCTTG GGAAATTCGGAGCCATTTTTGCGTCCATCCCACTGCCAATATTTGCTGCCCTGTATTGCATATTCTTCGCATATATCG GCGCCTGTGGTCTCAGCTTCCTTCAGTTCTGCAACCTGAACAGCTTCAGGACCAAGTTCATCTTGGGGTTCTCCTTGTTCATGGGATTGTCAGTCCCCCAGTACTTCAACGAGTACACATCTGTGGCCGGCTATGGCCCGGTGCACACTGGCGCCCGATGG TTCAACGACATGATCAACGTGCCCTTCTCGTCGAAGCCTTTCGTGGCGGTGCTGGTGGCCTTCTTCCTGGACAACACGATCCAGCGGCGCGACACGGCGGTGCGGAGGGACAGGGGATACCACTGGTGGGACAAGTTCCGGAGCTTCAAGACCGACAGCCGCAGCGAGGAGTTCTACTCCCTGCCCTTCAACCTCAACAAGTTCTTCCCGTCCGTGTGA